DNA from Bradyrhizobium diazoefficiens USDA 110:
ATTGCGTGCGCCGACCCTGATCGACGTGGCGTTCACCGAACCGTTGGGGTGGGACGGCAAATTCAAGACTCTCGAAGCCGTCACGTTCGGGCCGATCACAGGCCGGCCCAACATGAATTTGACGGAATCAGAATTGATCGCGCGTCTCTCCGCTATCCCGGCCTATGCTGATGCATTCGCAGCCGCATTCGGGGACGGTGCGATCACGCGACCCAGGATCGAAGCCGCGTTGGCGACTTTTGAACGAACCATCGTGGCTGGCGAAGCGCCATTCGACCGGTGGATCATGGGAGACGTGACATCCGTCAGCGCCGCGGCAAAACGCGGCTTTGAGATTTTCAACGGCAAAGCCCATTGCTCAAACTGCCACAGTGGACCATCGTTCACTGACGGATCGTTTCACGATATTGGCGTCGCAAGGAACGACGACGTTGGACGCGGTCGGCTTTTTCCGACGTCGCAAAAGCTGCGGTACGCATTCAAAACGCCGACACTGCGCGATGTCGCGCGGCGTGCTCCCTACATGCATGATGGATCGGTCGCAACCCTCGAAGAGGTCATCGAACTCTATGACAAGGGTGGGATTGACCGTCCGAGCCGCTCGCCTTCAATAAAGCCTCTATCTCTGACGGAAAGCGAAAAGGCGGATCTGATCGCTTTTCTTCAGACGCTCACCGCATCCTCGACGGATACGACTTTTCCCAGGTTGGCGCGATGACCGGTACCCCGATCGCGCGGTCGGGGAGGCTCTCAGGGGAAGTGCGGCAATGCCGCTCCCAGCAAGCCCAACACGAGGATGAGGAAACCGCCCGCCCACGTCTCCAGGGTTTCACTGCATGCTGTGAGCCGCATCGCGGTGCGGGCCAGCGCAGAGCCGACTGGCACCCTCTTCGTACGAAACGCACCAAACATGGACTACTCCGGACATCCGTTTTTTGTCTGACATTCAGTACGACACTTGCATTGAAGGCCCGTCGTCAAAATCTGTAAAATTGAAGGGACGTGCGCGATAGTCTCGCCGCACAAATCCTTGCCGGCGTGTCCCCATTAACCCAGCAAACAACCTTCGGATGCGAGCGCCGTCACATCCTTAAGATTTGTGCTAAGTTGAACAAATCGTCAGAGGCGGGCGCTTTTCCAAAAGGGGTGGTTTTTTATGTTCAGGTCTCCGACGCGGGATGCCTTTGCGGCATTCCGGAGAAGCTCCCTTTTTGCAAGGTCCATCGTGGCACTTTCTTTCTGGTTCTTGGGAACACAAGGTGCCAGTGCCCATGTCAAATGGTTCTGTGCCTATGACGCTGCCGGCCAGCCCCGATGCCTCGAAAACGTACTGTGCCAGGATTTTGAACTGCTGTTGGCTCTTGCCCTGCTCTGGTTTTTTTCCGGCTGCATGGTTGAACGGACGTCTTTGGCTGAGCTGGCGGCCCGCTCCCTCAACCGCTTCACGGACGGATTGCGACTACACACTGAGGAAATCGTCCGGGCTGTCTGCGGATTTTTCTTCATCTCGCTTTGGGCGGTGGGCGGTATCTTGCTGACCCCGGAATTGAAAACGACTTCGTCAATGGTTGGGCCTTTGCAACTCGCCATCGCAGCAGGCCTGCTGTCGCGCCGCACGATGCCCTTCTCCGCGGCGGGAATTGTCGTTCTGTTCGGGCTCGCCGTTCGAGATTACGGCACGTTTCATCTGGCCGATTATCCGATCTTTTTGGGCCTTGCGGCCTACCTCGCCCTCGCTGGCTTGCAAAAAGATCTGTTCGGCGTTCCGCCACTCGATGTCGTGCGCTACGCAACCGCCGTCACGTTGATGTGGGCTTCGGTGGAAAAGTGGGCCTACCCGGAATGGAGCTTCCCACTTCTGATCGAGCACCCCGGCATGACGCTCGGGCTCGATAGTGAGTTCTATATGCGCGCCGCTGGCATGATCGAATTCACGCTCGCGTTTGCCCTAGCTTGGACGCCCTTGGTCCGGCGCGTTGCGGCTGCCATACTGCTTGGAATGTTCATCAGCGCGTGCTTCGAATTTGGCAAGCTTGATGTGATCGGGCACTCGGTGATCATCGTCGTACTGGTCGCGATACTTTC
Protein-coding regions in this window:
- a CDS encoding cytochrome-c peroxidase; this translates as MRIWVSLALLAALFPLGQPFASAAAETSADATARASYRRPAAIPFPDRNPYTVPKAALGERLFFDALLSKSRTRSCATCHNPSLSWGDGLARAVGEDPSGLPLRAPTLIDVAFTEPLGWDGKFKTLEAVTFGPITGRPNMNLTESELIARLSAIPAYADAFAAAFGDGAITRPRIEAALATFERTIVAGEAPFDRWIMGDVTSVSAAAKRGFEIFNGKAHCSNCHSGPSFTDGSFHDIGVARNDDVGRGRLFPTSQKLRYAFKTPTLRDVARRAPYMHDGSVATLEEVIELYDKGGIDRPSRSPSIKPLSLTESEKADLIAFLQTLTASSTDTTFPRLAR